One window of the Enterobacter huaxiensis genome contains the following:
- the qseB gene encoding quorum sensing response regulator transcription factor QseB — protein sequence MRILLVEDDRLIGDGIKAGLSKMGFNVDWFTDGKTGQAALHTAPYDAVVLDLTLPGIDGLEILRAWRESGRSEPVLILTARDALNQRVDGLRMGADDYLCKPFALIEVAARLEALVRRSHGQARSELRHGKVTLDPTGLVATVNGETLTLKPKEFALLELLMRNAGRVLPRRMIEEKLYGWDDDVSSNAVEVHVHHLRRKLGSEFIRTVHGIGYTLGDA from the coding sequence ATGCGCATTTTACTGGTAGAAGACGACAGGCTCATCGGCGACGGCATCAAAGCGGGATTAAGCAAAATGGGGTTTAACGTAGACTGGTTTACCGACGGGAAAACCGGCCAGGCCGCGCTGCATACCGCGCCCTATGATGCCGTGGTGCTGGACCTGACGCTGCCGGGAATTGACGGGCTTGAGATCCTCCGTGCCTGGCGTGAGAGTGGGCGCAGCGAGCCGGTATTGATACTGACGGCGCGGGATGCGCTGAACCAGCGCGTCGACGGTCTACGCATGGGCGCGGATGATTATCTCTGCAAGCCGTTTGCCCTGATCGAAGTCGCAGCGCGCCTTGAAGCGCTGGTGCGCCGCAGCCACGGTCAGGCGCGCAGCGAGCTGCGTCACGGTAAGGTGACGCTGGATCCCACAGGCCTCGTCGCCACGGTTAATGGCGAAACGCTGACCCTCAAGCCAAAAGAGTTCGCCCTGCTGGAGCTGCTGATGCGCAATGCTGGCCGCGTGCTGCCCCGCAGGATGATTGAAGAAAAGCTCTACGGCTGGGATGACGATGTCTCCAGTAACGCCGTAGAGGTCCACGTCCATCACCTTCGCCGCAAGCTCGGGAGCGAGTTTATCCGCACCGTGCACGGCATCGGCTATACCCTGGGTGACGCATGA
- a CDS encoding YgiW/YdeI family stress tolerance OB fold protein, producing MKKFAAIAAIMMMTTAPAFAAQGGFNGPSATASQTQTQQGGFVDNNANLTTAAKVKDLKDDAWVKLRGNITERLSDDRYTFRDETGTVVVEIDHKRWNGVTVSPQDKVELQGKVDKDWNEFEIDVKQVIKLNK from the coding sequence ATGAAAAAATTCGCTGCTATTGCTGCCATCATGATGATGACCACGGCCCCTGCTTTTGCTGCACAGGGCGGATTTAACGGCCCGTCTGCCACCGCGAGCCAGACGCAAACCCAGCAGGGCGGTTTTGTGGATAACAATGCCAACCTGACCACGGCGGCCAAGGTGAAAGACCTGAAGGACGATGCCTGGGTGAAGCTGCGTGGTAACATCACCGAGCGCCTGTCCGATGACCGCTACACCTTCCGCGATGAAACCGGCACGGTGGTCGTTGAGATTGACCACAAACGCTGGAACGGCGTAACCGTCAGCCCGCAGGACAAGGTTGAACTTCAGGGGAAAGTTGATAAAGACTGGAACGAGTTTGAAATCGACGTGAAGCAGGTTATCAAGCTGAACAAATAA
- the parC gene encoding DNA topoisomerase IV subunit A, whose translation MSDMAERLALHEFTENAYLNYSMYVIMDRALPFIGDGLKPVQRRIVYAMSELGLSASAKFKKSARTVGDVLGKYHPHGDSACYEAMVLMAQPFSYRYPLVDGQGNWGAPDDPKSFAAMRYTESRLSKYAEVLLGELGQGTVDWVPNFDGTMQEPKMLPARLPNILLNGTTGIAVGMATDIPPHNLREVAKAAITLIEQPKTSLDELLDIVQGPDYPTEAEIITSRAEIRKIYQNGRGSVRMRAVWNKEDGAVVITALPHQVSGAKVLEQIASQMRNKKLPMVDDLRDESDHENPTRLVIVPRSNRVDMEQVMNHLFATTDLEKSYRINLNMIGLDGRPAVKNLLEILTEWLAFRRDTVRRRLNHRLEKVLKRLHILEGLLVAFLNIDEVIEIIRTEDEPKPALMSRFGISETQAEAILELKLRHLAKLEEMKIRGEQNELEKERDQLQAILASERKMNTLLKKELQADADAFGDDRRSPLHEREEAKAMNEHDMLPSEPVTIVLSQSGWVRSAKGHDIDAPGLSYKAGDSFKAAVKGKSNQPVAFIDSTGRSYAIDPITLPSARGQGEPLTGKLTLPPGASVDHMLMEADEQKLLMASDAGYGFICTFNDLVSRNRAGKALISLPDNARVMTPLVIENESDMLLAITSAGRMLMFPVSDLPELSKGKGNKIINIPSAEAAKGEDGLAHLFLLPPQSTLTIHVGKRKIKLRPEELQKVVGERGRRGSLMRGLQRIDRVEIDSPARSSAGDSEE comes from the coding sequence ATGAGCGATATGGCAGAGCGCCTCGCGCTACATGAATTCACGGAAAACGCCTACCTGAACTACTCCATGTACGTCATCATGGACAGGGCGTTGCCGTTTATCGGAGATGGCCTGAAGCCCGTTCAGCGCCGCATCGTCTATGCGATGTCCGAGCTGGGGCTGAGCGCCAGCGCCAAGTTCAAGAAATCCGCCCGTACCGTCGGTGACGTACTGGGTAAATACCATCCGCACGGCGACAGCGCCTGTTATGAAGCGATGGTGCTGATGGCTCAGCCGTTCTCTTACCGCTACCCGCTGGTTGACGGGCAGGGGAACTGGGGGGCGCCTGACGATCCGAAATCCTTCGCCGCGATGCGTTATACCGAATCCCGCCTGTCCAAATACGCCGAAGTGCTGCTGGGCGAGCTGGGCCAGGGGACGGTCGACTGGGTGCCAAACTTCGACGGTACGATGCAGGAGCCAAAAATGCTGCCCGCGCGTCTGCCGAACATCCTGCTGAACGGCACCACCGGTATTGCGGTCGGTATGGCGACGGACATCCCGCCGCACAACCTGCGTGAAGTGGCGAAAGCCGCCATCACCCTGATTGAACAGCCGAAAACCTCGCTGGACGAGCTGCTGGATATCGTGCAGGGGCCGGACTATCCGACCGAAGCGGAGATCATCACCTCGCGCGCGGAAATCCGCAAAATCTACCAGAACGGCCGCGGCTCCGTGCGCATGCGCGCGGTGTGGAATAAAGAAGACGGCGCAGTCGTCATCACCGCGCTGCCGCATCAGGTTTCCGGCGCGAAAGTGCTGGAACAGATTGCCTCCCAGATGCGCAATAAAAAGCTGCCGATGGTGGACGACCTGCGCGACGAATCCGACCACGAAAACCCGACCCGTCTGGTGATTGTGCCGCGCTCTAATCGCGTGGACATGGAGCAGGTGATGAACCACCTGTTCGCCACCACCGATCTGGAAAAAAGCTACCGCATCAACCTGAACATGATTGGTCTGGACGGTCGCCCGGCGGTGAAAAACCTGCTGGAGATCCTCACCGAATGGCTGGCCTTCCGCCGCGATACGGTGCGCCGTCGTCTGAACCACCGTCTGGAAAAAGTGCTTAAGCGCCTGCATATCCTCGAAGGTTTGCTGGTGGCGTTCCTTAACATCGACGAAGTGATTGAGATCATTCGTACCGAGGACGAGCCTAAGCCCGCGCTGATGTCGCGCTTTGGCATCAGCGAAACCCAGGCCGAAGCCATCCTTGAGCTGAAGCTGCGTCATCTCGCCAAGCTGGAAGAGATGAAGATCCGCGGTGAGCAGAACGAGCTGGAAAAAGAGCGCGATCAGCTGCAGGCGATTCTGGCGTCCGAGCGCAAGATGAACACCCTGCTGAAGAAAGAGCTGCAGGCCGATGCTGACGCCTTTGGCGACGACCGTCGTTCTCCGCTGCACGAGCGCGAAGAGGCGAAGGCGATGAACGAGCACGACATGCTGCCGTCAGAGCCGGTAACCATCGTGCTGTCGCAAAGCGGCTGGGTGCGTAGCGCCAAAGGGCACGACATCGACGCCCCGGGACTGAGCTACAAAGCGGGCGACAGCTTCAAAGCGGCGGTGAAAGGCAAGAGTAACCAGCCGGTGGCGTTTATCGACTCCACGGGCCGCAGCTACGCCATCGACCCGATCACGCTGCCGTCTGCACGCGGGCAGGGTGAACCGCTGACCGGCAAGCTGACGCTGCCGCCGGGCGCCTCCGTTGACCATATGCTGATGGAAGCCGATGAGCAGAAACTGCTGATGGCCTCTGATGCGGGCTACGGGTTTATCTGTACCTTTAATGACCTCGTGTCGCGCAACCGTGCCGGTAAAGCGTTAATTAGCCTGCCGGACAACGCCCGCGTTATGACGCCGCTGGTGATCGAGAACGAGAGCGATATGCTGCTGGCGATCACCTCCGCGGGACGTATGCTGATGTTCCCGGTCAGCGACCTGCCTGAGCTGTCAAAAGGGAAGGGCAACAAGATCATTAACATCCCGTCGGCGGAAGCGGCAAAAGGCGAAGATGGCCTGGCGCATCTCTTCCTCCTGCCGCCGCAGAGCACGCTGACCATTCACGTCGGCAAGCGTAAAATCAAGCTGCGCCCGGAAGAGTTGCAGAAGGTGGTGGGCGAGCGCGGACGCCGCGGTTCACTGATGCGCGGCCTGCAGCGAATCGATCGCGTGGAGATTGACTCTCCGGCGCGCAGCAGCGCGGGCGACAGCGAAGAGTAA
- the plsC gene encoding 1-acylglycerol-3-phosphate O-acyltransferase has protein sequence MLYIVRLVITVIYCILVCVFGCIYCLFSPRNPKHVSTFGHMFGRLAPLYGLKVEKRLPEGAEHFGNAIYIANHQNNYDMVTAANIVLPPTVTVGKKSLLWIPFFGQLYWLTGNLLIDRNNRAKAHSTIAEVVNHFKKRKISIWMFPEGTRSRGRGLLPFKTGAFHAAIAAGVPIIPVCVSNTSNKINLNRLKNGLVIVEMLPPVDTSKYGKDQVRELATHCRELMAQHIAQLDKEVAEREAAGNV, from the coding sequence ATGCTATACATTGTTCGTCTCGTTATTACCGTTATCTACTGCATTCTGGTCTGTGTTTTCGGCTGCATCTATTGCCTGTTCAGTCCGCGTAATCCGAAGCATGTCTCGACCTTTGGTCACATGTTCGGCCGTCTTGCGCCACTTTATGGCCTGAAAGTTGAAAAACGTCTGCCGGAAGGCGCCGAGCATTTCGGCAATGCCATCTATATCGCTAACCATCAGAACAACTACGATATGGTGACGGCTGCAAACATCGTTCTGCCGCCGACGGTGACCGTGGGGAAAAAGAGCCTGCTGTGGATCCCGTTCTTCGGCCAGCTTTACTGGCTCACCGGTAACCTGCTTATCGACCGTAATAACCGCGCAAAAGCACACAGCACCATTGCGGAAGTGGTGAACCATTTTAAGAAACGCAAAATCTCTATCTGGATGTTCCCGGAAGGAACGCGTAGCCGCGGTCGCGGCCTTCTGCCGTTTAAGACCGGCGCGTTTCATGCTGCAATTGCGGCAGGCGTTCCAATTATTCCCGTGTGCGTTTCCAATACATCGAATAAGATTAATCTTAACCGTCTGAAAAACGGGCTGGTGATTGTGGAAATGCTGCCGCCGGTGGATACCAGTAAATACGGTAAAGATCAGGTGCGCGAGCTGGCGACACACTGCCGCGAACTGATGGCGCAGCATATTGCGCAGCTCGACAAAGAAGTCGCAGAGAGAGAAGCCGCCGGTAACGTTTAA
- the ftsP gene encoding cell division protein FtsP gives MSLSRRQFIQASGIALCAGAMPLTASAAGQQQPLPIPPLIESRRGQPLFLTLQRSHWSFTTGTRASVWGINGRYLGPTIRVWNGDDVKLIYSNRTTENVAMTVSGLQVPGPLIGGPARMMSPNADWAPVLPIRQSAATLWYHANTPNRTAQQVYNGLAGMWLIEDEVSKSLPIPNHYGVDDFPIIIQDKRLDNFGSPEYSEPGSGGFVGDSLLVNGAQSPYVEVSRGWVRLRLLNASNSRRYQLQMSDGRALHVISGDQGFLPAPVSVKQLALAPGERREILVDMTNGDEVSLTCGEAASIVDRIRGFFEPSSILVSTLVLTLRPTGLLPLVTDNLPMRLLPQEILNGSPVRSRDISLGDDPGINGALWDVNRIDITAQQGTWERWMVRADMPQSFHIEGVSFLIRNVNGAMPFPEDRGWKDTVWVDGQVELLVYYGQPSWPHFPFLFHSQTLEMMDRGSVGQILVNPAP, from the coding sequence ATGTCACTCAGTCGGCGTCAGTTTATTCAGGCTTCGGGTATCGCCCTTTGTGCGGGCGCGATGCCGCTGACAGCCAGCGCCGCCGGGCAGCAGCAGCCGCTGCCCATTCCGCCGTTGATTGAATCCCGTCGTGGGCAACCGTTATTCCTGACCCTGCAGCGCAGCCACTGGTCATTTACCACTGGGACGCGCGCGTCCGTCTGGGGGATTAACGGGCGCTACCTCGGGCCAACCATTCGCGTCTGGAACGGGGATGACGTTAAGCTGATTTACAGTAACCGCACCACTGAAAATGTCGCCATGACGGTCAGTGGCTTGCAGGTTCCCGGGCCGCTGATCGGTGGCCCGGCAAGGATGATGTCGCCTAATGCAGACTGGGCGCCCGTGCTGCCGATCCGCCAGAGCGCAGCGACGCTGTGGTATCACGCGAACACCCCTAACCGCACGGCGCAGCAGGTTTACAACGGCCTGGCCGGGATGTGGCTGATTGAAGATGAGGTCAGTAAGTCTCTGCCGATCCCGAACCACTACGGTGTGGATGATTTCCCGATCATTATCCAGGACAAGCGCCTTGATAACTTCGGTTCGCCGGAATACAGCGAGCCGGGCAGCGGTGGCTTTGTCGGTGACTCGCTGCTCGTCAACGGGGCGCAAAGCCCTTATGTCGAGGTCTCGCGCGGCTGGGTGCGCCTGCGCCTGTTGAACGCTTCAAACTCGCGCCGCTACCAGCTGCAGATGAGCGACGGCCGCGCGCTGCACGTGATTTCAGGGGATCAGGGTTTCCTGCCTGCGCCGGTTTCCGTTAAGCAGCTGGCGCTCGCGCCGGGCGAACGCCGTGAAATTCTCGTGGATATGACCAACGGGGACGAAGTGTCTCTGACCTGCGGTGAGGCGGCGAGCATTGTGGACCGCATTCGTGGCTTCTTTGAGCCGTCGAGCATTTTGGTTTCTACGCTGGTATTAACCCTTCGCCCGACCGGCCTGCTGCCGCTGGTGACGGACAACCTGCCGATGCGTCTGCTGCCGCAGGAGATCCTCAACGGATCGCCGGTGCGCAGCCGCGATATCAGCCTGGGCGACGACCCGGGCATTAACGGTGCGCTGTGGGACGTGAACCGCATTGATATTACCGCTCAGCAGGGCACCTGGGAACGCTGGATGGTCCGCGCGGACATGCCGCAGTCGTTCCATATTGAAGGGGTATCGTTCCTGATCCGCAACGTCAACGGGGCGATGCCGTTCCCGGAAGATCGGGGCTGGAAGGACACCGTCTGGGTGGATGGCCAGGTTGAACTGCTCGTTTACTACGGCCAACCGTCGTGGCCGCACTTCCCGTTCCTGTTCCACAGCCAGACGCTGGAGATGATGGATCGCGGATCGGTAGGGCAGATACTGGTGAATCCGGCACCGTAA
- a CDS encoding YgiQ family radical SAM protein, whose translation MSAISLIQPDRDLFSWPQYWAACFGPAPFLPMSREEMDQLGWDSCDIILVTGDAYVDHPSFGMAICGRMLEAQGFRVGIISQPDWNSKDDFMRLGKPNLFFGVTAGNMDSMINRYTADRKLRHDDAYTADNVAGKRPDRATLVYTQRCKEAWKDVPVILGGIEASLRRTAHYDYWSDTVRRSVLVDSKADMLIFGNGERPLVEVAHRLAQGEPVGEIRDVRNTAIMVKEALPGWSGVDSRIIDMPGKIDPIPHPYGEDLPCADNKPVEPKKAEAKAVVVQPPRPKPWEKTYVLLPSFEKVKSDKVLYAHASRILHHETNPGCARALMQKHGERYIWVNPPAIPLSTEEMDSVFALPYKRVPHPAYGNARIPAYEMIRFSINIMRGCFGGCSFCSITEHEGRIIQSRSEDSIVNEIEAIRDSVPGFTGIISDLGGPTANMYMLRCKSPRAEQTCRRLSCVYPSICEHMDTNHEPTINLYRRARDLKGIKKILIASGVRYDIAVEDPRYIKELATHHVGGYLKIAPEHTEEGPLSKMMKPGMGSYDRFKELFDTYSKQAGKEQYLIPYFISAHPGTRDEDMVNLALWLKQRRFRLDQVQNFYPSPLANSTTMYYTGKNPLSKIGYRSEDVVVPKGDKQRRLHKALLRYHDPKNWPLIRQALEDMGKKHLIGSRRDCLVPAPTLDEMREARRQNRNTRPALTKHTPIVHQRSNGGATGTKKAGKRKIG comes from the coding sequence ATGAGCGCAATTTCCCTGATCCAGCCGGATCGTGACCTCTTCTCCTGGCCGCAGTACTGGGCGGCCTGCTTTGGACCGGCGCCATTCCTGCCGATGTCCCGTGAAGAGATGGACCAACTGGGCTGGGACAGCTGCGATATCATTCTGGTGACGGGCGATGCCTACGTCGACCACCCGAGCTTTGGCATGGCGATCTGTGGCCGCATGCTTGAAGCGCAGGGCTTCCGCGTGGGGATCATCTCCCAGCCGGACTGGAACAGCAAAGACGACTTTATGCGTCTGGGCAAACCGAACCTGTTCTTCGGCGTGACCGCAGGCAACATGGATTCGATGATCAACCGCTATACCGCCGACCGCAAGCTGCGCCACGACGACGCCTACACCGCCGATAACGTGGCGGGCAAACGTCCGGACCGCGCAACCCTCGTTTACACCCAACGATGCAAAGAAGCATGGAAAGACGTGCCGGTCATCCTGGGCGGCATTGAGGCGAGCCTGCGCCGTACCGCGCACTACGACTATTGGTCCGATACCGTGCGCCGTTCGGTGCTGGTGGATTCCAAAGCCGACATGCTGATCTTCGGCAACGGCGAGCGTCCGCTGGTAGAAGTGGCGCACCGTCTGGCGCAGGGCGAGCCCGTTGGCGAGATCCGCGACGTGCGCAACACCGCGATCATGGTCAAAGAAGCGCTGCCGGGCTGGAGCGGGGTAGATTCCCGCATTATCGATATGCCGGGCAAAATTGACCCGATCCCGCATCCGTACGGCGAAGATCTGCCGTGCGCGGATAACAAGCCGGTTGAGCCGAAAAAAGCCGAAGCTAAAGCCGTTGTGGTACAGCCGCCGCGTCCGAAGCCGTGGGAAAAGACCTATGTTCTGCTGCCGTCCTTTGAGAAGGTCAAAAGCGACAAGGTGCTCTACGCTCACGCCTCGCGTATCCTGCACCACGAAACCAACCCGGGCTGCGCCCGCGCGCTGATGCAAAAGCACGGCGAGCGCTATATCTGGGTCAACCCGCCGGCGATCCCGCTCTCTACCGAAGAGATGGACAGCGTCTTTGCCCTGCCGTACAAGCGCGTGCCGCACCCGGCGTACGGCAACGCGCGTATCCCGGCGTATGAGATGATCCGCTTCTCGATCAACATCATGCGCGGCTGCTTCGGCGGCTGCTCCTTCTGCTCCATTACCGAGCACGAAGGCCGTATCATTCAGAGCCGCTCCGAGGATTCGATCGTCAACGAGATCGAAGCCATTCGCGACTCGGTGCCGGGCTTTACCGGTATTATCTCCGATCTGGGTGGCCCAACGGCGAACATGTACATGCTGCGCTGCAAGTCGCCGCGCGCGGAGCAAACCTGCCGTCGTCTCTCCTGCGTCTATCCGAGCATTTGCGAGCATATGGACACCAACCACGAGCCGACGATCAACCTTTACCGTCGCGCGCGCGACCTGAAGGGCATCAAGAAGATCCTGATCGCCTCCGGCGTGCGTTACGACATCGCCGTAGAAGATCCGCGCTACATCAAAGAGCTGGCGACCCACCACGTCGGCGGCTATCTGAAGATTGCGCCGGAGCACACCGAAGAAGGCCCGCTGTCGAAAATGATGAAGCCGGGCATGGGCAGCTATGACCGCTTTAAAGAGCTGTTCGATACCTATTCGAAGCAGGCCGGTAAAGAGCAGTACCTGATCCCGTACTTCATCTCCGCGCACCCGGGTACGCGTGATGAAGACATGGTGAACCTGGCGCTGTGGCTGAAGCAGCGTCGCTTCCGTCTCGACCAGGTGCAAAACTTCTACCCGTCGCCGCTCGCGAACTCGACGACCATGTATTACACCGGCAAGAACCCGCTGAGCAAGATTGGCTATAGGAGTGAAGACGTGGTGGTGCCGAAAGGGGATAAACAGCGTCGTCTGCATAAGGCGCTGCTGCGCTACCACGATCCGAAAAACTGGCCGCTGATCCGCCAGGCGCTGGAAGATATGGGTAAAAAGCACCTGATCGGCTCGCGTCGTGACTGTCTGGTACCGGCGCCGACGCTGGACGAGATGCGCGAAGCGCGTCGTCAGAACCGCAACACGCGCCCGGCGCTGACCAAGCACACGCCGATTGTGCATCAGCGTTCGAACGGTGGGGCTACGGGGACGAAAAAAGCGGGAAAACGTAAGATCGGTTAA
- the dkgA gene encoding 2,5-didehydrogluconate reductase DkgA codes for MANQTVIKLQDGNVMPQLGLGVWKAGNDEVVSAIHKALEVGYRSIDTAAAYKNEDGVGTALASAGVARDELFITTKLWNDDQKRPHEALQESLDKLQLDFVDLYLMHWPVPAIDHYVDAWKGMIELQKEGLVKSIGVCNFQVHHLQRLIDETGVAPVINQIELHPLMQQRQLHAWNATHKIQTESWSPLAQGGEGVFDQKIIRELADKYGKTPAQIVIRWHLDSGLVVIPKSVTPSRIAENFDVWDFRLDKDELGEIAKLDKGKRLGPDPDQFGG; via the coding sequence ATGGCAAACCAAACCGTAATCAAGCTTCAGGACGGCAACGTAATGCCCCAGCTGGGGCTCGGCGTATGGAAAGCCGGTAACGACGAGGTCGTCTCCGCCATTCATAAAGCACTTGAAGTCGGCTATCGGTCGATTGATACCGCCGCCGCATACAAAAATGAGGACGGCGTGGGCACAGCGCTTGCCAGCGCCGGCGTTGCCCGCGATGAGCTTTTCATTACCACCAAGCTGTGGAATGACGATCAGAAACGCCCTCATGAAGCCCTGCAGGAAAGCCTGGATAAGCTCCAGCTCGATTTCGTCGACCTGTATCTGATGCACTGGCCCGTTCCGGCTATCGATCATTATGTGGATGCCTGGAAGGGCATGATTGAGCTGCAAAAAGAGGGGCTGGTGAAAAGCATTGGGGTGTGTAACTTCCAGGTGCATCACCTGCAGCGGCTGATTGACGAAACGGGCGTGGCGCCGGTGATCAACCAGATTGAGCTGCACCCGTTGATGCAGCAGCGCCAGCTGCATGCCTGGAACGCCACCCACAAGATCCAGACCGAGTCCTGGAGCCCGCTGGCTCAGGGCGGCGAAGGGGTCTTTGACCAGAAAATTATCCGCGAACTGGCGGATAAATACGGCAAGACGCCTGCGCAAATCGTCATTCGCTGGCATCTGGACAGCGGTCTGGTGGTGATCCCGAAATCGGTCACGCCGTCGCGCATCGCCGAGAACTTCGACGTCTGGGACTTCCGCCTGGACAAAGATGAGCTGGGTGAAATTGCGAAGCTGGATAAGGGCAAGCGGCTTGGGCCGGATCCGGATCAGTTTGGCGGATAA
- the yqhD gene encoding alcohol dehydrogenase, which yields MNNFNLHTPTRILFGKDAIADLREQIPADARVLITYGGGSVKKTGVLDQVYSALEGLDVREFGGIEPNPSYETLMNAVKIARKENVTFLLAVGGGSVLDGTKFIAAAAHYADGIDPWHILETRGSDIKSAIPMGSVLTLPATGSESNKGAVISRKTTGDKQAFMNEHVQPVFAILDPVYTYTLPARQVANGVVDAFVHTVEQYVTYPVDGKIQDRFAEGILLTLVEDGPKALKEPENYDVRANVMWAATQALNGLIGAGVPQDWATHMLGHELTAMHGLDHAQTLAVVLPALWNEKRDTKRAKLLQYAERVWNINEGSDDARIDAAIEATRSFFEGLGVPTRLSGYGLDGSSIPALLAKLEEHGMTQLGEHGDITLDVSRRIYEAAR from the coding sequence ATGAACAACTTTAATCTACACACCCCAACCCGCATCCTGTTTGGTAAAGACGCAATTGCCGACCTGCGCGAGCAGATCCCAGCCGACGCCCGCGTGCTGATCACCTACGGCGGCGGCAGCGTGAAAAAAACCGGCGTGCTGGATCAGGTTTACAGCGCCCTGGAAGGTCTGGACGTGCGTGAGTTTGGCGGAATCGAGCCAAACCCATCTTATGAAACGCTGATGAACGCGGTCAAAATTGCCCGCAAAGAGAACGTCACTTTCCTGCTGGCCGTTGGCGGCGGTTCCGTACTGGACGGCACCAAGTTCATCGCGGCGGCCGCTCACTACGCTGACGGCATTGACCCGTGGCATATTCTGGAAACCCGCGGCAGCGATATCAAAAGCGCGATCCCGATGGGCTCCGTGCTGACTCTGCCAGCGACCGGCTCTGAATCCAACAAAGGTGCCGTTATCTCCCGCAAAACCACCGGTGATAAGCAGGCCTTTATGAACGAACACGTTCAGCCCGTGTTCGCTATCCTGGATCCGGTTTACACCTACACCCTGCCTGCACGTCAGGTAGCGAACGGCGTGGTCGATGCGTTTGTTCATACCGTTGAGCAGTACGTGACCTACCCGGTTGACGGTAAAATTCAGGATCGTTTTGCAGAAGGCATTCTGCTGACGCTGGTCGAAGATGGTCCGAAAGCGCTGAAAGAGCCGGAAAACTATGACGTACGTGCCAACGTGATGTGGGCAGCGACTCAGGCGCTGAACGGCCTGATCGGCGCTGGCGTTCCTCAGGACTGGGCCACCCACATGCTGGGCCACGAGCTGACGGCGATGCACGGTCTGGACCATGCCCAGACGCTGGCGGTCGTTCTGCCTGCTCTGTGGAACGAAAAACGCGATACCAAACGCGCCAAACTGCTGCAGTACGCAGAGCGCGTGTGGAACATCAACGAGGGTTCTGACGACGCGCGTATCGATGCCGCCATCGAAGCGACCCGCAGCTTCTTTGAAGGCCTGGGCGTGCCAACGCGCCTGTCTGGCTACGGTCTGGACGGCAGCTCTATCCCTGCTCTGCTGGCAAAACTTGAAGAGCACGGCATGACCCAGCTGGGCGAGCATGGCGACATCACGCTGGACGTGAGCCGTCGTATCTACGAAGCGGCGCGCTAA
- a CDS encoding AraC family transcriptional regulator yields MNRDDICFQLTSQIKRLIDKDNAVGELLPDIRLLYGTQPGTRTPVMYQPGIVFLFSGHKIGYINERVFRYDTNEYLLLTVPLPFECETFATEAVPLAGIRVNVDILQLQELLMEIGEDELFQPSMAASGINSATLSDDILCAIERLLDVMERPLDARILGKQIIREILYHVLLGPGGGALLALVSRQTHFSLISRVLKRIESQYTENLSVDQLAAEANMSVSAFHHNFKSVTSTSPLQYLKTYRLHKARMLMIHDGMKASAAAMRVGYESASQFSREFKRYFGVTPGEDASRIRTMQGA; encoded by the coding sequence ATGAACCGCGATGACATCTGCTTTCAGCTCACGTCGCAGATTAAGAGACTGATAGATAAAGATAATGCTGTGGGAGAGCTGCTGCCGGATATTCGCCTGCTCTATGGCACACAGCCGGGGACGCGAACGCCGGTGATGTACCAGCCGGGCATCGTTTTTCTCTTTTCCGGCCATAAAATTGGCTATATCAACGAGCGGGTGTTTCGTTACGACACCAATGAATACCTGCTCCTGACGGTACCTCTACCCTTCGAATGTGAAACGTTCGCGACAGAGGCGGTTCCGCTGGCCGGTATTCGCGTCAACGTCGATATCCTCCAGCTGCAGGAGCTGCTGATGGAGATTGGAGAAGACGAGCTGTTCCAGCCCTCAATGGCCGCGAGCGGCATCAACTCTGCGACCTTATCGGATGACATTCTGTGCGCCATTGAACGCCTGCTGGACGTGATGGAGAGGCCGCTGGACGCCCGTATTCTCGGCAAGCAGATTATCCGCGAAATTCTCTACCACGTGCTGCTGGGGCCGGGAGGCGGGGCGCTGCTGGCGCTGGTGAGCCGCCAGACCCATTTCAGCCTGATCAGCCGCGTGCTGAAGCGCATTGAAAGCCAGTACACGGAAAACCTGAGCGTTGACCAGCTGGCGGCAGAAGCGAACATGAGCGTTTCGGCGTTCCACCATAACTTCAAATCGGTGACCAGCACCTCGCCGCTGCAGTACCTCAAAACCTACCGGCTGCATAAGGCGCGTATGCTGATGATCCACGACGGTATGAAGGCCAGCGCGGCGGCGATGCGGGTTGGGTATGAAAGCGCGTCGCAGTTCAGCCGGGAGTTTAAGCGCTACTTCGGCGTTACGCCGGGGGAAGATGCGTCGCGCATCAGAACGATGCAGGGAGCGTAG